The following are encoded together in the Pleurocapsa sp. FMAR1 genome:
- a CDS encoding NUMOD4 motif-containing HNH endonuclease → MEVWKDIEEFPGYQVSSLGNVRSKGKLLKPYNCKKNYLSVGLCKDGKRRIVKVHRLVMEAFHGRSDLSVDHINGNSLDNKLCNLRYLSSKENTSIARKGRKCSNTKLKKVDVIQIKQLLQTRKKTQPEIALQFSVSLRTVEYISSGKTWKNTV, encoded by the coding sequence ATGGAAGTTTGGAAAGACATTGAAGAGTTCCCAGGTTATCAAGTTAGTAGCTTAGGTAACGTGCGTAGTAAGGGCAAACTACTTAAACCCTACAATTGTAAAAAGAACTACCTATCCGTTGGTTTATGCAAAGATGGTAAAAGACGCATTGTTAAAGTACACCGTTTAGTTATGGAAGCATTTCACGGTAGGAGCGACTTATCTGTTGACCACATAAACGGCAATTCTCTAGATAACAAGCTTTGTAACCTGCGATATCTTTCTAGCAAGGAAAACACTAGCATTGCGAGAAAAGGTAGGAAATGCAGCAACACTAAATTAAAGAAGGTTGATGTAATTCAAATCAAGCAGCTTCTCCAGACTAGAAAAAAAACTCAACCTGAAATAGCATTACAATTTAGTGTAAGTCTAAGAACTGTAGAGTATATTTCCTCTGGAAAAACCTGGAAGAACACAGTTTAG
- the lexA gene encoding transcriptional repressor LexA, which translates to MESLTPAQKELYDWLVEYIKSTQYAPSIRQMMKAMNLRSPAPVQSRLERLRNKGYINWTDGKARTIRILHQPDKGLSIEGEIAAGGLVEPFNDEKNRLDLSDLFSQSDCYVLRVVGDSMIEDLINEGDYAIMRSLSSSTEIKNGDIVAARVSGYGTTLKHFYQEQEKVILKPANQKYEPIKVEANNVDVQGILVGIWRSVADHK; encoded by the coding sequence ATGGAAAGTCTTACTCCCGCGCAAAAGGAACTTTATGACTGGCTGGTGGAATATATCAAATCTACTCAATATGCGCCGTCTATTAGACAGATGATGAAAGCGATGAATTTGCGATCGCCTGCCCCTGTTCAAAGTCGTTTAGAAAGATTACGAAACAAAGGTTACATTAATTGGACTGACGGGAAAGCTCGGACTATAAGAATATTGCATCAACCTGATAAGGGGTTATCAATTGAGGGTGAGATTGCAGCCGGAGGTTTAGTTGAACCTTTTAACGATGAAAAAAACAGGTTAGATTTATCAGATCTATTTTCTCAATCAGATTGCTACGTATTGCGTGTCGTGGGAGATAGTATGATCGAAGATTTAATTAATGAAGGTGACTATGCGATCATGCGATCGCTTTCATCCTCAACAGAAATCAAAAATGGCGATATTGTGGCTGCTAGAGTTTCTGGATACGGTACAACTTTGAAACATTTTTATCAAGAACAGGAAAAAGTGATCCTCAAACCTGCTAATCAAAAATATGAACCAATTAAGGTAGAAGCTAATAATGTTGATGTTCAGGGAATTTTAGTTGGTATTTGGCGTTCGGTAGCCGATCACAAGTAA